The following coding sequences lie in one Bacteroidota bacterium genomic window:
- a CDS encoding IS3 family transposase, whose protein sequence is MSICRQCDLLVLSRSTLYYTASKADDEDLKLMEELDRLYLEDPTRGTRRMTNELRRKDFKVGRHHVRRLMQTMRLKTVYCRQRTTVIDPGKYKYPYLLRNLRIVKPNQVWALDITYIPMHRGYMYLLVIMDL, encoded by the coding sequence ATGAGTATTTGCAGACAGTGTGATTTGTTAGTCCTTTCGCGCAGCACATTGTATTATACTGCGTCAAAGGCAGATGATGAGGATTTAAAGCTGATGGAAGAACTGGATCGGTTATACCTTGAAGATCCGACACGCGGCACCCGGAGAATGACAAACGAACTCAGGAGGAAGGACTTTAAGGTAGGGCGGCACCATGTTCGCAGGTTGATGCAGACCATGCGCCTGAAAACGGTTTATTGCCGTCAACGAACAACAGTTATAGATCCGGGCAAATACAAGTATCCTTACTTACTGCGCAATCTCCGCATAGTAAAGCCCAATCAGGTATGGGCGCTTGATATTACCTACATCCCTATGCACAGGGGGTATATGTATCTATTGGTAATCATGGATTTGTAA
- the sbcD gene encoding exonuclease subunit SbcD, with product MKILHTSDWHIGKQLKKVDFSQDLDYFFDWLIKTIQEQKIDVLLMSGDLFDTSNPSQAALKQYYEFLKKMITHNADCKIVITGGNHDGPLALNAPKDLLQILNVSVVGGVSEMMEDMFVKINKDKESLVVAAIPFLRDKDIRTATTGQSYQEKTQQTREGIQSFFHNVIQHYRDNYQSLPFIVMGHLFVQGAAVSESERQIQVGNLAGVNGSIFGTDPHYVALGHIHKPQTAGAQHVRYSGSPIPLSFSEKNDTKQVVILEWKNDTFEIEPVAVPSFRKLITYSGTLEEVKAKIKNHRSDSHLKDLVEIIVEEEQENMSITQELIALASDPGNDNLIIISHKLTFRNRVDGLASLLGETADVHRYSPLDIFRKRIGLDESISTDSEFSQELEQAFSEILDELNQEPNE from the coding sequence ATGAAAATCCTTCACACTTCCGATTGGCATATTGGAAAACAATTGAAAAAAGTTGACTTTAGCCAAGACTTAGATTACTTCTTCGATTGGTTGATAAAAACTATTCAAGAGCAAAAAATTGACGTTCTGTTGATGTCGGGCGATTTGTTTGACACGAGCAATCCTTCACAAGCTGCATTAAAGCAGTATTACGAATTTCTCAAAAAGATGATTACGCACAATGCCGATTGTAAAATCGTCATCACAGGAGGCAATCACGATGGGCCTTTAGCATTGAATGCGCCCAAAGATTTACTGCAAATCCTCAATGTGAGCGTGGTGGGAGGCGTAAGCGAAATGATGGAAGATATGTTTGTCAAAATCAACAAAGACAAAGAATCTTTGGTGGTTGCAGCCATTCCTTTTTTGAGAGACAAAGACATCCGAACGGCAACAACAGGACAGTCTTATCAGGAAAAAACGCAGCAAACCCGCGAAGGGATTCAATCATTTTTTCATAATGTAATTCAGCATTATCGTGACAACTATCAAAGTTTGCCATTCATCGTAATGGGGCATCTCTTCGTTCAAGGTGCTGCGGTTTCTGAAAGCGAAAGGCAAATTCAAGTGGGAAATCTTGCCGGAGTTAATGGAAGTATCTTTGGAACTGATCCTCATTATGTTGCCTTGGGGCATATCCACAAACCTCAAACCGCCGGAGCTCAACACGTCCGTTACAGTGGATCGCCCATTCCCTTGAGTTTCAGTGAAAAAAACGACACCAAGCAAGTAGTGATTTTGGAATGGAAAAATGATACTTTCGAGATCGAACCTGTTGCCGTTCCATCGTTCAGAAAACTCATTACCTACAGTGGAACTTTGGAAGAAGTAAAAGCCAAAATCAAAAACCACAGATCCGATAGTCATCTCAAAGATTTGGTGGAAATCATCGTGGAAGAAGAACAAGAAAATATGAGCATCACGCAGGAGTTAATAGCATTGGCAAGTGATCCCGGCAACGATAATTTAATAATAATCAGCCACAAACTCACTTTCAGAAATAGAGTGGACGGACTTGCAAGCCTGTTAGGCGAAACTGCCGATGTGCATAGATATAGCCCACT
- a CDS encoding transposase family protein — translation METEWVVHTLSKAIRLNGKPEIINSDQGSQFTSEEYVNYVKSLETVKISMDGKGRATDNAYVERFFRTIKYEKIYLELPDTGKELNQVCEHFIHYYNENRDHSSIGDVPPMLIYRRAA, via the coding sequence ATGGAAACCGAATGGGTCGTCCATACCTTAAGCAAGGCAATCCGGCTCAATGGCAAGCCTGAAATAATCAACTCTGACCAGGGAAGTCAGTTTACCTCGGAGGAGTATGTCAACTATGTGAAAAGCCTGGAAACAGTAAAAATATCTATGGACGGAAAAGGAAGGGCAACGGATAACGCTTACGTTGAACGATTCTTCAGAACCATCAAATACGAAAAGATTTATCTTGAACTCCCTGATACCGGAAAGGAGCTTAACCAGGTTTGTGAACACTTTATTCACTATTACAACGAAAATCGGGATCATTCCTCCATCGGGGATGTCCCGCCAATGTTGATCTATAGGAGGGCAGCATGA
- a CDS encoding IS1182 family transposase codes for MYQVCLDDLVPQDNFYRILHRELDLNFLYQSTKHFYGTEGQESIDPVVFFKICLVGYLNNINSDRKLMQFCANALDIRLYLHYDIDEPLPWHSTLSRTRQLYGEEVFLGLFRAVLKQCIDKGMVRGKRQAVDSAFIKANASMDSLVEKQVLDDAECFALELSQNSDAPMPQPSQTVTAARKKLVEKHHDWKKRAYKDMPGHHGTDKTDEYGNLIRPRFLSNHTHYSPTDPDARISTKPGKPRQLNYYGQLAVDDAHHVITGACADFADKRDSQCLEQIVSLSEENLSEHGLQTGEILADAAYSSGESLEFLNRAGIDAWMPNFGQYVAQREGFVFIKEENRYQCVKEGGHKASLTYKGEKTDSKGYRKNTYRSSEKDCGKCPLRKACCGERTRFKKIDDSIHKELFDKMHQKLQSNPGYARKMSRIRSKTVEPVLGTLLNFLNMRRVNTRGIKQANKHVLLAATCYNLKNTSGSSLSIAKLQLRL; via the coding sequence ATGTATCAGGTATGCCTTGATGATCTTGTTCCTCAGGACAACTTTTACCGGATACTCCACCGCGAACTTGACCTCAACTTCCTGTATCAGTCCACCAAACACTTTTACGGTACCGAAGGTCAGGAAAGCATCGACCCCGTTGTCTTCTTCAAGATTTGCCTTGTGGGCTACCTCAACAACATCAATTCCGACCGTAAACTCATGCAGTTTTGCGCAAACGCCCTCGACATCCGCCTTTATCTACATTACGACATCGATGAACCGCTGCCCTGGCACAGTACGCTAAGCCGTACCCGCCAACTTTATGGAGAAGAGGTTTTTCTTGGGCTTTTCCGTGCCGTTCTTAAACAGTGTATCGACAAAGGCATGGTGCGCGGAAAACGACAAGCCGTCGACAGCGCTTTCATCAAAGCCAATGCCAGCATGGATAGCCTTGTCGAAAAACAAGTGCTCGACGATGCTGAGTGCTTTGCTCTTGAACTCAGCCAGAACAGCGATGCACCCATGCCTCAGCCCAGCCAGACTGTGACTGCAGCCCGTAAAAAGCTGGTGGAAAAGCATCATGACTGGAAGAAAAGAGCGTACAAGGATATGCCCGGCCACCATGGCACAGATAAAACCGACGAATACGGAAACCTGATTCGCCCAAGGTTTCTGAGCAACCATACCCATTACAGTCCTACCGATCCCGATGCACGCATCAGCACCAAACCGGGCAAGCCGCGGCAGCTTAACTATTACGGCCAGCTGGCAGTGGACGACGCCCACCATGTAATTACAGGTGCTTGTGCCGACTTTGCCGACAAGCGCGACAGCCAGTGCCTTGAGCAGATTGTGTCGCTATCCGAAGAAAATCTATCAGAACATGGCCTGCAAACAGGAGAGATTCTGGCCGATGCTGCCTACAGCAGCGGCGAAAGCCTTGAATTTCTCAACCGTGCCGGTATTGATGCCTGGATGCCCAACTTCGGGCAGTATGTGGCTCAGCGCGAAGGCTTTGTCTTCATCAAAGAAGAAAACCGCTACCAATGCGTCAAAGAAGGCGGACACAAAGCCTCCCTCACTTATAAAGGTGAAAAAACCGACAGCAAAGGCTACCGCAAAAACACCTACCGAAGCAGCGAAAAAGATTGTGGTAAATGTCCACTGCGCAAAGCATGCTGCGGAGAAAGGACACGGTTTAAAAAGATTGACGACAGCATCCACAAGGAACTCTTTGATAAAATGCACCAAAAGCTTCAAAGCAATCCCGGTTACGCCAGAAAGATGTCTCGCATCAGAAGCAAAACCGTTGAGCCCGTCTTAGGCACTTTGCTCAACTTCTTAAACATGAGGCGCGTAAATACCAGAGGAATTAAACAGGCCAACAAACACGTGCTTTTGGCGGCCACTTGCTACAACCTGAAAAATACCTCAGGTTCATCACTAAGCATCGCCAAACTTCAGTTAAGGCTGTAA
- a CDS encoding nuclear transport factor 2 family protein: MRFAYVIIPLLLFKVLSCKNSSNNEKIKDEIINVEKSFQQMTVQKGIAEAFYFYADDNAVIKRENDTLIIGKENIKRYYQEQNLKDVKVNWKPDFIEVSKSGDVAYTYGKYVWEFTNEAGAVKQIRGVFHTVWKKQNDGSWKYAWD; the protein is encoded by the coding sequence ATGAGATTCGCATACGTTATTATCCCACTTTTACTTTTTAAGGTATTGAGTTGCAAAAATTCGTCAAATAATGAAAAGATTAAAGACGAGATTATCAATGTAGAAAAAAGTTTCCAGCAAATGACTGTACAAAAGGGTATTGCTGAAGCTTTCTATTTTTATGCAGATGACAATGCTGTTATAAAAAGAGAAAACGACACCCTCATCATAGGTAAAGAAAATATAAAAAGATATTATCAAGAACAAAACTTGAAAGACGTAAAAGTTAATTGGAAACCTGACTTTATTGAGGTTTCAAAATCGGGCGATGTAGCATATACTTATGGTAAGTATGTTTGGGAATTTACCAATGAGGCGGGGGCTGTAAAACAAATACGTGGAGTATTTCACACTGTTTGGAAAAAACAAAATGACGGTTCTTGGAAGTATGCTTGGGATTAA
- a CDS encoding NADAR family protein, translating to MEPIHSKNQERIYKIEKICVFRKTKELFGGLSNMASGFPLKINGISILTSEALYQACRFPHMPDVQKKICLEKSPMSAKMVSKPFRSQSRKDWDNVRVDIMYWCLKVKLAQNFVTFGQLLEKTCNKPIVEESIKDPFWDAIRDKENESILKGTNTLGCLLMKLRQEYNSEKRYELLYVEPLNIPNFLFYGEPIQIVDERHNFIEGLYKFGGIKPKSDKQETKNIQQIEKKVFEQPEIIVEPEVDCNGQIKLDRNC from the coding sequence ATGGAACCTATTCATAGCAAAAATCAGGAGAGAATTTATAAGATTGAGAAAATTTGTGTCTTTAGAAAAACTAAGGAACTATTTGGTGGCTTATCAAATATGGCTTCTGGGTTTCCTTTAAAAATCAATGGTATTAGTATACTAACATCAGAAGCATTATATCAAGCGTGCAGATTTCCACATATGCCTGATGTACAGAAAAAAATATGCCTTGAGAAAAGCCCCATGTCAGCAAAAATGGTTAGTAAACCATTTAGATCACAATCGAGAAAAGATTGGGATAATGTTCGTGTTGATATTATGTATTGGTGTTTAAAAGTTAAATTGGCTCAAAACTTTGTTACATTTGGACAGTTACTCGAAAAAACTTGCAATAAACCAATAGTTGAAGAAAGTATCAAAGACCCTTTTTGGGATGCAATAAGAGATAAAGAGAATGAATCAATATTAAAAGGAACTAATACACTTGGGTGTTTACTAATGAAGCTTAGACAAGAATATAACTCTGAAAAAAGATATGAGTTACTATATGTAGAACCTCTTAATATTCCTAACTTTCTATTTTATGGTGAGCCTATTCAGATAGTTGACGAAAGACACAATTTTATTGAGGGTCTTTACAAATTTGGGGGAATAAAACCAAAATCAGATAAACAAGAAACTAAAAATATTCAGCAGATTGAAAAGAAAGTTTTTGAACAACCTGAAATTATTGTTGAACCTGAGGTAGATTGTAATGGTCAAATAAAACTGGACAGAAATTGTTAA
- a CDS encoding CPBP family intramembrane metalloprotease, protein MISLEKSKLSVIVFFIFSFVVPWIGWSIMALKGFNLYLFYTSYGCTIGGLVAIFIEKGKSGLWSILQSFRFNASLSAWGLAVIFPFVWQFISFVLFGALFNNNGIGKVELSNFSNLFSLHILWLLTTGPLSEELGWRGFFLPKLLNKYSFLKSNVILGLIWSFWHLPIMYQKWLTIPLSGVYFFVGVICFAFIIGIIYIISNGNLFLCILSHWAINATQEMFGSIFPGIELPNETFYVFSTFILVAFTILLFFIYKQELLNKKAF, encoded by the coding sequence ATGATTTCTTTGGAAAAATCAAAATTGTCTGTAATTGTCTTTTTTATTTTCAGTTTTGTTGTTCCTTGGATAGGTTGGAGCATTATGGCTCTAAAAGGGTTTAATCTATATTTATTCTATACATCATATGGATGCACCATTGGCGGTTTGGTGGCTATTTTTATTGAAAAAGGGAAAAGTGGTTTGTGGTCTATTCTGCAAAGTTTTCGTTTCAATGCTTCATTGTCTGCTTGGGGTCTGGCGGTTATATTTCCTTTTGTTTGGCAGTTCATTAGTTTTGTACTTTTTGGAGCCCTTTTTAATAACAATGGAATAGGTAAAGTAGAGCTCTCTAATTTTTCAAATCTATTTTCCTTGCATATTTTATGGTTGCTTACCACCGGACCACTTTCTGAAGAATTAGGCTGGCGGGGGTTTTTCTTGCCTAAGCTATTAAATAAGTATTCTTTTTTAAAGTCAAATGTAATATTAGGTTTAATTTGGTCTTTTTGGCATTTGCCCATCATGTATCAAAAATGGCTCACAATACCTTTGTCAGGCGTTTATTTTTTTGTGGGTGTCATTTGCTTTGCTTTTATAATTGGTATAATTTACATTATTTCAAACGGTAATTTATTTTTGTGTATCCTATCACATTGGGCTATCAATGCCACTCAAGAAATGTTTGGGTCAATATTCCCGGGCATAGAGTTGCCAAATGAAACTTTTTATGTTTTCAGTACTTTTATTTTGGTTGCTTTTACTATTTTACTTTTTTTTATATATAAACAAGAATTATTGAATAAAAAAGCCTTTTAG